The genomic segment ACAATTGCTgatagtgaaggcgcaactttattttcttaaacaaAGACAACGCAAAGCCTTGTACTAAGCGACAAGTGGGCTGGAGAGGTTGCACCACATGGGTGCTACGGGTCGGGCGGTTAGTCCACGGCCAGTTACATTCTCCCGAGTCAAAGGATGGTGATGACCCCCCATAAGGCCGACAATCACCCCCCAGCACCAGCCTGGAAGACTCGAACCCgcaacctcgctctgataccaattgtcaggatcaagcgctaccattacaccaaaagcaATTGCTAATAGTGAAAAtgcaattttattttcttaaacaaAGGCAGCGCAAAGCCCCATACTAAGTGACAGGTGGGCAAGAGGGGCTGCACCACATGGGTGCCACCAGGAGCGGCCCAATgtatttgaagatgagatcctTGCAGGAAATATATGAGAGGTGCCACTTGACTCAAGTTGTAGAGCCAACTTGTTTTGTAGAAGCTGTGAAACACAAGGAATGGTGTGCCGCCATGGATGATGAAATCTCAGCCTTGAGAAGAAATAGCAACTGGGAGTTGGTGAATCTACCACCTAATCAAGAGGCTATTGGTTTGAAGTGGATATACAAGCCAAAGTACAGTGCGGATGGTTCAGTTTAGAAATTGAAAGCAAGAATTGTTGCAAAAGGCTATATGCAATGGGAAGGTatcgactttgatgaaacctatgCTCCGGTAGTTAAATGTGATACAATTAGAACTCTATTAGCCATAGCTGCTTATTATCAATGCTTTTCAACTTGATGTGAAATcagcctttttaaatggtttgttgtgtgaggaagtgtatgtacaGCAACCACAGGGATATGAAGTTGCCAATGAAGAACACAAGGTGTATTATCTTCGGAAAGCACTTTATggccttaagcaagctcctaaaACATGGTAAGAAAGGATCGACAAACACTTTCAAGAGAATGGCTTTCAAAGAAGCATGAGTGAGCCAACTTTGTATATTAAATCAAGAGGTAATGGAGATGTGCTAATAGTCTTTTTATATGTAGATGACTTGATATACACTGGTAGCAATAATGAATTGATTGCTAAATTTAAAAACAATATGATAAAGAAGTTTGAGATGACTGCTTTAGGAATGATGAGTTACTTTTTTGGGTTGGAAGTGGCATAATTTGATGGTAGTATCTTTGTCTCTCAAGAGAAGTATGAAAAAGTTTCTAGAAAAATTTGCAATGGGAAACTGCAAGCCAATGAAGACTTCGATGAACACTAGTGAAAAATTCAGTCAAAATGATGGTGAGGAAAAGATTGATGCTCATATCTATAAGAGTCTTATTGGgagtttattatatcttacaaacACTCGATCCGATATCATATATGCAACAAGTTTGTTATCAAGATTTATGCAAAATCCAAGCAAGGCTCATCTCGTTGCAGCAAAGAGGGTGTTGAGATACCTTAGAAGAACTGATAACTATGGTATTTCATACACTAACACTGACAAATTCAATTTACATGGTTTCTCTGATAGAGATTGGGCAGCCTTCATTGATGATCGAAGAAGTACTTCAGGCTACATCTTCAATTTTGGTTCGGAAGTAATTTTATGGAGTTCAAAGAAATAACAGTCGACAGCGCTGTCATCTTCGGAAGTCGAGTATGTCGCTGTTACTGCTACAGCTTGTCATGGTGTTTGGCTAACAATAATTCTAGAGGACATGAAGCAAGTTCAAGAGGGGCCAACAGTCATCTCCTGCGACAATCAGTCAACAATAGCCATGACAAAGAATCTAGTGCATCACTAATGCACTAAACACATTGAACTCCGTCACCACTTCATCTGCGAACTTGTGGCAAATGAAAGCATTGGGCTGGAATATTGCAACACCAAGGACCAAGTAGCCGACATCTTCACCAAGGCATTGCCAGTAGAAAGTTTTTTATATTTCAGAGATAAATTAGGAGTTGTGAAAGTCTCTGCATTAAGGGGGAGTGTTGAAATAATGCAAGAGACCAAATCAATGTAAGACCAACGTGTCATGCCCACTACTTGTTTTCTGTTCTTGGTTTGTTAGAGTTGGAGTAAGAATATGGTCATTTGaattagtcaaatttgttaggTTGTTGCTAAGTGGTCCTATGTTTTAGGCTTAACTTTGTCTATTTAAAGTCTGGTTCTCGTAATGAATTTAAGAGAgaagttttttttaatcatgTATTCTCTTCTCATTTTTGGTTTCCTTCCCTCTCAACAAACTGACCTTGTTGAGAGAAGACTTCctttattattttgtattttttgcCATAGTTGATTTATCATAATAATGTTGTCAAGAACTTTTATTCCTCTATTGCTGATATTATCCTTCAGGTTCCGATTTTTTGGTTTCAATCGGTTTTTGTAGCTTCTAGAAAATTGGCTTCTAGTTTTTCCTTCTGTTCAACCATTAAGTTTTCGTTCACTGCTTCTTTTGCAATCATTTCATatctcttgaattggttctggTTGTATCTTTCATACAAAGAATGATTGATATTCTTTCATGACATCGATTACACTCCCCTAGAAATCTCGAAGCACTCCGAACTCCTTCATTTATCTGCTTGCACATATCTCTAAGCATCTATTGTACGATCCTCGCATGAAAGAACGATTGTTCTTCTTTCGCAACATCGACCATTGGatcgcacaaatctcaaagctcTCCGAACTCCATTCATCTACTTGCACAGATCTCAATGCGACCATTGCACATCCAATGATGGCCAAAGCAAACTAACCTAATTAAGATATGCCAGGTATCCTACTTGATTAGTTCTGTCCATTGGCGATGTGGACTGGATAACGAATCCATCTAGAGGCCAACACATCTTCATGAGGAGAGAAGgaccctatttttctttttggcaaCTTTCCAAAGTTATAAACAAATGATCAAACCCAACCCTAGGGAATCTTCTTGTCAATCTCACCATATTTTTAAGCCCAGACTTCAGCACCACAACAATTCAACATTGACTTATGGTAAAGTAATAACAATTTGGTGCTCCGCCTATAAAATGTGAACCTGCCTGGATTTCAGCACCAAATTCAGCCAAACAATTCAATACGTAATAATAGTTTGTAGCTGCTCCACCTATAAAATTTGAACCTGCCCGCATTTCAGCACCAAATTCAGCTCAACAttgaaatatattaataaagCAATAACAACTTGCAGCTCCTCCGCCTTTAAAATATTAACCCCCAGAGCTGATTAAGAGCAATTCTTGGTAGACCAGAACAGAAGAAGAGCGGAATGGCGGAGAACGGTGCAAGCAACCCGGCGGAGGCTCCGGATCTCGACACGCCGGAAAAGCCCGGCCTCGAGCTGGCGCAGTTCGCGGCGGGGTGCTTCTGGGGGGTGGAGCTGGCGTTCCAGAGGGTGGAGGGGGTGGCGAAGACGGAAGTGGGATACTCCCAGGGGAAGCTCCCGGATCCCAGCTACGAGGACGTGCGCATGGGAGGCACAAACCATGCAGAGGTGGTGAGGATCCACTTCGATCCTGTTGCCTGTCCGTATCCCAAGCTTCTTGCAGCCTTTTGGGGCCGCCATGATCCCACCACTCTCAATCGCCAGGTATGGTTATCTTGTTTCTTTCTGTAATTTTATCTTTTAGCCTTTGGTTATTGGATGTTTAGGCATATACTAGAGGGGATCTTTGATATGGTGGTGGGGATCTGGGCTATATTgttacaaataatatcaaattcgACCTATAGCCTAGgtgaactaggggacactgcaataCGAGTTTATGGAGGTTGACCATGGGCCTATcgtagtgcttgtgattagatttaaatggattgGAACTCTTAGTTTGACGAGGATGCCAGGGCTTGAATGgagaaagtatgtgaggacccatgcgggcgtgtgtttagttccacattggttattcgccgAAAAGATTTGGGTACGTATATAGGACTaagaaattctaaaaaaatatattccagctagccattttggttCTGGGTTATTACATCTACGGTGACCTTTAGGAAAAATCTTTTACATAGAGATGTCTTTGAAGATAGTCTGTGAGTGTTTTCTGAGTCAGTAGACGTAGAACCATTCATTTGTTTGGAATATAGttcaaggaaaggaaaaaaattaaaggAGTAGAAACATTTctattcaccaaaaaaaaaattgttatttaaatttctaaaaatTTGATATTGTGTTCTTATTGGCCAAAAAGTCTAGTCTCTTTGCCTCTAAAATATTGTTGTATATTTCCTCCAACACCATCCACATCAGGCATTAAAACAGTCAGAAATATAAAACTTGATCCACAGGTTGGTCCATTTGCATCCATACTTTAAATTCACACCAATTACTAGCTTAATTTACAGAGCTGCTGAATCCTATATGGTGCACCCATGTCCCCATCTGCTGCGTCGTGAGAGCGAACTAGCACAATTTCTTAGTAACAATAGTTTACCTAATAACAACCCCCCTTGGAAAGAAATGGTCCTCACTTACCAAGTTGATATTTGACTAGATATTGCTtaacattaaaaaataatttctgtCCTAATGTCTGTGTTAGTAAACTCTGAAAccgaaaataacaaaaaacaaCAATAAAATATTAACACCACCAAGTTATTATGTCATTCATAGAATGAAACATTGTTTTCTTAAGATTTAATCTAAAATATTATTCTTCTCAAAATGAACTATGAGAACTGTTATAATAGTTGTTAAATTGATGCAGTGTCTGCTATTTTAATGAATGTCCATTGGGCTAATAGAGTCCTCCTGTGGCTCCTCAAGCCATTCATTTAGGATGAGCCATATGACATACATGGCCAGCATGACATGGCTTGTGGACTGTGTCTTAGATAACAATAACTATGGTTTGTCTTTACTTTTAGTTATTAGAATAAGTAGATTTACAAATACAAGTTGGCCTACTTGCCATTAGGTAGACTTCATTGGCCAAGCAACTATAGTGGATAAGTTCCAATTAGCAAACTGGAGCAAGTGAGAGTGACGCTTTTTTGCATATAGTTATAATAATAACTACAATTTTCTCTTGGGAGCTAATCTCAAGTAGTACAAGAGGACTTGTACTGGTCTGAAAGTATCAAGTAAAACAGAAGATATGAACACTTGTGGGCTTTAGAATTAGTTCTTTCTTGGTCTTCTCTGACCAAATCTACAACAGCTTGGGTGACATTTTATAACTTCTAGGAGCCAAGTAACTACATGGACATTTCAGATATCTAGGATAGTACAAGTCTTCTTTATATAGTAATTCGATCTATTGTTCTAGATCCCTGCTTACTAGGAAGAGAAGAGTTAAAAAGGATCGAGCTACCTTCTCATTATTCGGAGGTGAATTATAAAACATAATATTGAAAACCTTATGGACCTAGCATAGGTCATAATATTGAAAACCTTATATTGAAAACACCGAAAGCTTGACTAACTTATGGACCTAGCATAGGTCATAATATTGAAAACCTTATATTGAAAACTACTTAGGAGACTACTTGGGGCGCATCAACTCGCCCTTTAATAATGACGGGAAGAATAGTCATGCAACAGCTAGCGATTGACTTCTTATTTATCTCTTATACTTGGATCAACAAATAGATGAGAAATTTGGAATTGATTGCTTGCTGCTTAttactattactattattaatattatttaaaagaaataaaagtcagaaaagaaaatggattttTTCTCTTGTTCAATGCTGTctatagaaatcaaaatttatggTCTTAATCACACTTCTTTCTTATGAATGCATGGTATGCTTGTTTAATCCCTACTTTCCGAGTATGTGATACCTACCACTCCATCTCTATTTGCTATTGTTCATATAAAAACAGAAGTTGACATCGATGCATGAAGTCTTTGTACATGAAATATTCTAGACTTCTAACCTATGTATAAATGGCATGATATTGAGAAAAATTAAATCACTGATTGAAGCATTACATCAAGCATGTAGTCGAAATTTTACCTCAATATTGTAGATGTCATGAGCTTGTTTTGGGTTGAGAATAGTAAGTCCAAACCTATAACCACTGGTAGCCTAGAACCTGAATCTCTGATCAAGATAAAAGGGAAGAGCCTAGACGAGTGGGTTGGGTAGAATCAACACAACTTTTGAGTCACTTTTTTGGAACCTTTTTTCACCAGAGTTGCACCAAACATTTGACACGTACTAGGTTCAGACGTATCTAGTTTCAACATACCAaatcttgggccgtgttcatttagTATTCCAACTGCCTCTTCACAGTACTTTTAGTAGCCCATCTGGTCCAATGGGCTAGatacaaatagaactttccaTTTGGCGTCGTTTGGTTGTGTAATTCAATTGAATAATGCAATTCAATTACAGGCTGCAATTTAATTACTTGTAATTGGAATTGCAGTAGTGAAAAGGGGCCTCATTTGGTTATTTGTAATTGAAATATGCAAATATAAGTACATCTATGGTTGTTTAATGTGGAAAGAGATATAGTTACCCAGTAATTGAGTTGGTGGTAAGGTTACTATTGAGAAAACCATATTTCGATTAAATTATCATATGCTATTGAATTAGTATAAGAATAATTACTATATAAGAATAATGTATCATGTATCATTTACTTGTATTAtaggagaaaacctaaattTTGACTAGCTAATTTTCTTGTGAagcaatattataaaatattaaacttTAATTGGGTTCAGGCCAGATCTATTTTTGGTCTAAATAGGTAATTGAGGCGGACCAATCAAGTTGAGGCAAGGCTCAAGCTTGAATTATCTAAAAATTTTCGGACCTAAGCTCGGCCCAAAGACCAAAAGAAATATTCGGATTGGGTTCGAGTAGTAGTGTAGCCCAGTGGCCCAGCCAGACCCAGTTTTAGCCCTAGAACGGTGcaatgaagaaggagaagtttGATAGTTAGAGGAGCGAGGTGATTCCTTTCAAGGTCTTTCTTGGTTACAAGATTTTGTAGTGGGAATTGCGATAATTTTTAATTATAGTTTCAATTATAAGCATTGgggcttttttttttagttaaacaa from the Phoenix dactylifera cultivar Barhee BC4 chromosome 14, palm_55x_up_171113_PBpolish2nd_filt_p, whole genome shotgun sequence genome contains:
- the LOC120113162 gene encoding LOW QUALITY PROTEIN: peptide methionine sulfoxide reductase-like (The sequence of the model RefSeq protein was modified relative to this genomic sequence to represent the inferred CDS: inserted 1 base in 1 codon) — its product is MAENGASNPAEAPDLDTPEKPGLELAQFAAGCFWGVELAFQRVEGVAKTEVGYSQGKLPDPSYEDVRMGGTNHAEVVRIHFDPVACPYPKLLAAFWGRHDPTTLNRQGNDVGTQYRSGIYYYNEAQAKYARESLEEKEKEIKDRKIVTEILPAKKFYRAEEYHQQYLEKXGGTGVKQSARKACNDPIRCYG